TCATGACTCAGTTCGATCGCCCGCTTGTAAAGAATACGTTGCGGACCGAATAGACAGTCGATCAGTTTTTCTGTGGGAGTATCCTTCGCAGCAGCCCTCAATTCGAAAATCATCTCCGCATCGGTTGAATGAAAGAGGCGATTCAAATCGACATTCTCATGAATTGAATAGAAAGCTCTCGCGAACATGCTCGTCGCGGATCGAACAGCATGATGCCAGTACACCTCGCTGAACATGACATACCTCGCAAAGACCATCAACTCGGCAGCTGTCTTCCCTTTTTCAGTAATCGCGAGACCATCGCCCTCCTCATTTAAGACGAGTGACTGAATGAGTCGCTGGCGATCGAAGTTGCGTCCGTACGGCACACCACAATGCAAACTGTCACGATCGAGATAGTCCATCTTGTCGACGTCGATTGGTCCCGACAGTATCGAGCGGAGAAGCTTCAGTCCTGTATCTGACTTCTTCGGAACGAGGATCTCCAGGACCTCATCGGGATCGATACCCCATTGCTCACGCAGAACGTGAGACAATTCCGCGTTCTCGCTTAAGTAGCGAGAAGCTCTCACCTCATGCGGGACGAGTCCGGAAATCCCGAGATCTTCAATGGGATGACAAAACGGCCAGTGCCCGAGATCGTGCAGCAGAGATGAAGCGATGAGAACTTCCGCCTGATGCGCGGTGACCCGCTCTCGAAAACGAGAGTCCTTGGAGAGCTGTCTCAAATAGAGAAGAGCGTTGTGATACACACCCAGTGCGTGCTCAAATCGAGTGTGACGAGCTCCGGGATAGACCTTGGAAACCAGCCCAAGCTGACTGATTTCGTTCAGTCGCTGAAACTCTGCAGTATCGACGATCGCACGCACTCGCGAAGTGAACGGCACGTTCTGCTCAGCTGGCACACGAATCAACGACCTGCCTGAATGCAGATCCGCCAGTTCTGGAATGTCTTCGAGCGATCGCATCACATCGAAACTTTCTTGAAGTGAATTCTCGAAGCAAAGCCTGTTCTCGCAGGCACTCGCATTCTGCCAGCCCTGAGACTCAGCAAATCGCACCCGAGTGAATTGCTGCGAAACCTCTCTGAAGCTGGACTACAGTTTCAGAAAGTTCCGAAGGATGTCCGTTCCGCAGTCGGACAAAAAGCTCTCCGGATGAAACTGCACTCCGTGCACCGGATAATCTCGATGCCGGACAGCCATCAGTTCTGCGGGATGATCTTCGTCTCGCGTCCAAGCACAGGGGATCAACTCTTCCGGCAGTGTCGTCTCCGGAACGATGAGGGAATGATATCGGGTCAGAACTGCGGGAGTTTCGATTCCTCGGAAAATCCCCTGCTGGTCGTGATGAATCGCAGAAGTCTTACCGTGCATCAGACGATCTGCCCGCACGACTTCTCCCCCGAAAGCTTCCGAAATGCACTGGTGCCCCAGACAGACGCCGAGCAGCGGAACACGAGGAGCAAAGTGGCGAATGACTTCGCAAGAGAGGCCAGCTTCGGCCGGAGTACATGGTCCCGGCGAGATGATAATCCTCGATGGATTCAACGCATCAATCTCGCTGCAGGAAATCTGATCGTTGCGATAGACACGAATGTCGAGCGACGAGTCGATTTCCCCCAGTCGCTGGACGAGGTTGTACGTGAAGGAGTCGTAGTTATCGAGAACGAAAATCATAGTCTCTGCGGATCAGTCAAAAGAGATCAACTTCTCGACCTGACGAGTGCTCAACATTCCCGGGAGTCTGGAGTTTTCCCATGGAGTGAATCAGGACGAAGAATAAAGAGGCAGTCTAGTCTTGTGGATATTGGGAGCGAAAGAGTCCCGCCGACGATTCGAAATATCTTTGCGGACGACCACTGTCATCGGCACCCTGAGACTGCTTCTCTTTCAAATCCAGCAGATTGGCCAGACAGACTCGGCATCCGACGACCTGAATATGAAACTGAATGTACTCTTCGAGGTCCGGCTCAGCGACTCCCAACAGCATCGATCCCAGAGTTTCACGCGACGGACAGCTCAATTGACGTCGGCGCCAGATTTCACCCACGGTGTGAGCTCCATGATCGCGTCGTCGAGACAACAAAGCTGCTCGCTTTCGAAGCCCTGCAGACTCACGGAGCACAGCTTCGATCTGAGTCGCTCGCTCCACGGGGAGCATCTCATCAAGATAAGCGAGTAAATCGCTGTCAGTCACTTCGGATGTCGGCATCGGCAATTGGATCGATCGGAAAGAGGGGCATGCGAACGTTGCGTCGAACATTCCAGCGAATTAGCATACCAAAATTCCTCGACTCAAGGAATCACCCTTTCCGAAATGCCGATCTCAGAAGTGTTGTAAGCATCGCGGAGAATCACACAACTCAGCTCAGTTTCCGAAACTGCTCGTTGATTGAATAGAGTCTTGCAGCGACGTCGATAGCGACCAGATTTTGATCGAGCGCAAAAAACGGCGAAACCGGGAACGAGTCTTGACTTTCGTGCCCTGAGCATTGAAAAGAAAAGATTCGGCATTGAGTGAGGGTTGGCTGTCAGCAGATTCAAGAAATTGAAAGTGAACGGGACTGGTTGGTGTGAATTTTGGAGCGTCGATTGTCGACCATTACTCAACATCTCACATCAGCAAGCAACTGTTCAGAACGAATGGTCTGAACCCCATGATCACGAGGAGACACTGGCCCCCAATGCAATCCACGAAGGAGAATGAGTGATTCAGTTCCGACACTTCCGGAATTCCGATCCCCCATTTCTTTTCGAGTTGTGTCGCAGGGCAGAGCTGGGACGTGGGGCGGCTCAACCCTCCTCGATTGAAGCCTACGAAATCGCTGCGTACGGCCTTCCCTATTTCGACCCCGAAGGTCTAATCATCGCTGTGGAAGATGGGAAAGTCGTCGGCTTCGCCCACGCCGGGTTTGGATTCTCGAAAGACCTCAATTCACTCGACCACTCTCGGGGAGTAATTTGCTGGATCGTGGTCAGCCCCACTCATCAGCGACGGGGACTCGGTCGAGAACTGCTGCAGCGAGCAGAAGAATACTTGCTTCAGAAGGGAGCCCAGACCATACAGGCTGGTCAGTCTCGCTACTGTGATCCCTTCTACTTCGGACTCTACGGCGGAGCGCGTTGTTCCGGATTTCTCGAGTCAGATGCCCAGGCTGCCCCATTTATGCTTTCAGCCGGCTATGAGCCGGAGTCTCGGTCGACCGTCTTTCAACGCGATCTTCGGACGACTCGCGATCCGATGAACATCAAGCTCATGGGGCTCCGCAGACGATCCGAGCTGCAGGTCATGGAGCAACCGAAGAATCCCACCATGTGGTGGCTGACACACTTCGGAAATATCGAATCGATGTACTTCAGCCTCGTAGAAAAACGCACCAAGGAGCGGATCGGTTCACTCACCGTCGTCGGATTGGACCACTTCATGCCCCGCTGGGGAGAACGCGTGATCGGGCTGGTCGACTTATACGTGGAAGAAAAGTACCGCTCGCAGGGCTTCGCAACGACGCTCATCATCGAAACTCTGCGTCGACTGCGATCAGACTTCATCACTCGGGCAGAAATCCACGTCGTCGACAGTTCACCCGGTGCCCTCAAAGCCATCGAGACCGCCAGCTTCGAGCCAATTGATGCTGCGGTCGTCTACCGCAAGAAGATGTAAACGAGTCAACACTCGGAGTTCCCGCGATTCAGCAATCTGTCATTGCTTCCATCGGCGGGAATGATTCACGAGAGTCACCTCGCTCGTTCCCGCCGATCCGTCTGCGATTCAAGTTTGCCCAAGCTTACGAATCAGACTCCAGCCCTCGCTCGCGTTCTCGCTCGGATTCCATCACCACAGGATCGACCCCATCGCGGCGAGCCACTTCTGCCCGCGAGAGAATTCCGGACTCGACAAGCCGCGCATCCGTAAGCCGCTCTTTCGGGCGGTCTCTGTTGACCAGTCCCGGGAACGTCCACTTGATTGTCACACGTTCGAAGAAATCGATCGGAAGCAAACCGAGTTCGACCGCATCTTGCATGATCCATTTCCACAGCCTCGAAAACTCCTTCGAGAAAAACTGCTGCTGACTTTGGAAGTACTTCACCGCCGGCCCCTCCGCGACCATCGTCGAAGCGAAGTTTCCGTTGGAAGCATCCGACGTCAACATAAACTCTGGCAGCCCTGCCCCAGCCGCGATCGACAACAGCAACATCCTTCCGAGAGACGCTGCGTCCCCGAAATTCGTGTTGGGCTGAAGGAACTGAATGTCGGTCGCATGATTCGTCGTCAAAATTGATCCCGGAGAGAACCGTTCGCGGCGCTGTCCGTTCAAAGTCGTGCCGCTTCCCGCATTCTCCGCAAACGCATCCGCCGTCTGTGACGATCCCTGAACTTTCCGCCACAGCACGATCGATGACTGAAGCTTCCGAGCCAAGAGTTCCGTCTCCATCCACTTCGAATACGCGATCAACGGTTCCAGAATCGCGGCGAAGAGTGAGCGCCCGCGCTTCTCGTTGGAATCGACTCCGATTCGCGTCTGAAGGATTTCATCGGCCGGAATTCGATCAGCGCGTAGACCAGCGGAAGCGACTCGTCCGCCTCGTGATGAGTAGAGATACGCCAGCGGAGTCTCGACATCATGCGGGGCTGTCACAATTCCCTGTGAGTCCGGTTCTTGAGGAGTCGCTGCGAACCGCTCGGGATCGACAAACCGCACGGACGGCGGCCAGCTTTCTCGTCCGAACTTTCGGATGAAACATTCTCCATCTCGCCAGGTCCTCCGAGCATGTTCCTGCGAGGAGTAATGTCCGTCGGCACTTTGCAGAAACGCTTCCCACAGGCTGTCGGCTGCTTCCAGCAAGTCGTCGTCAGCGTCCGACATCCGACTCGACTTGCACACACATTCGTGCTTGAACTGCAGCCCCGGACCGGTCACGTAACACTCGAGCGTTCTCAGAATGTTGCTCGCGTGAGGATTCTCCTGAATGAGCTTCCGCACCTGCTCACGCGTCATCGCCTGAGTGTGGGGATCTTGCCCACTCTGATGTTTTCCACCCACCATCTCCCAGTCTCCCGGATCTTCAGAAACAGGCATGGTCGACGTCGATTCTGTGAGCTGTAGTAGTCTCTCCTGAACAAGTCTTTGATAGCGGGCCTTCAATTGCGCGGTCGAAAACTTGTCACGAAGAAGCTGAAACATCGCGGAATTCCTGCAAAAAACGGGTGCGAATCGGTGCGGTTCATTCAGTCGTGAGCGGGTTGCGCGCCCTCATTCATTCAGAGAAATTTTCGACAAATGCGTCACAATCGGATTGACCGCTACCGTTTCTCAATTAGCATCACGAATGTGGGAAACACGCCCAAAAGTTCTTTAAAAAGTGAATTGAAAGTGGGGAAAGCACCCAATAGTCTGTTGTTACAAAAGTGACCAACAGTCTTGCTGGTACTGGATCATGCCCCCGGACGCATTCATCACAGGTGAGTACCGTCGATCGTTGGACGATCGATTCCGACTCACTCTGCCGACGGAGTTTGCGTCCGCTGTCTTAGGTGACGACGGTCAGACCATCCTGGCGAAGGAACGTTACGGATGTCTCAGCTTGTGGAAAGCTGCCGACTGGCGTCAGCGGATGAGCGATGGCGTATCGCTGATCCGCGAGAAGATCCGCACAGGTCGTATGGAGCAGAGATGGACCGACGTCCAACGGCTTGGGCGGCTTTTGTCGACCCGTTCATCTGACGTCAAACTGGCGAATCGGTCTCGCCTGTTGATCCCGGAAGGTTTTCGAGAATTCCTCGACGTTCCCAAAGGGGGCGACGTCATGATTGTCGGTGCAGTCGTTTGCGTTGAAATCTGGAAACCCGAAGCCTGGCTCGAACAGCTGCGAACAGACATGCCCGGATTTGGAGACCTGTTCAAGGAACTCTCCAGCTAAGTCAATGTGCTTAGAACACGTCCTCAAGATCACATGGCAGCCACACGCCCTGTGATGGACGCCTGCAACACCAAACAGATTTTCTGTTAGTTGATTTCCCTGCTTTCAGTGCATACCCGGCAGATGGGCGAGAGTGACTTACTCAACACCTCTCCGAGTCCCCACTCGGTAAACATGGATGGAAAATGGCAAGGACGCCCCTTTCAATCACCTGCCGGGTATGTTTTTCACACGCTTTCAATATTTCTTCTTTGCATGGCTGAGACATCTACTCGCCCAACGGAAGCCTCTTCTTTATTCCGACCGAGCGATTCGCGGTCTGAGTCCGCCCTTCAGGAACAACTTCTTGAGGCAACACAGCCATCGAAGATGTTGTCACTTTGGACCTCGACGACGATTGAGGATCAGAAAGATCGCCTCAGAAGACTCCGGAACCGCGGACCATCTCAAGTGCCTCTGATGTCAATTGGTGACCAAACTGCCCTATCCACTCTCACCGCAGTTTCATCTTCTTGTCATTGATCCTAAGGAATCCGACACCGTTGCAACCGACTTGGGTGACCTTGAGTCCCGCTCTCCAAGCTGCTGTAAGTGATTGGCGAATCACATTTCTGGCCCTACAGGATCAGTCCATCGTCGCCATTTGCGGGTGAGACACTCGCACCTCTCCGGCACAACTGATCGGCGACTTGAATGAAAAATTTGCATCATTTCAAAATCGTTGAAAATTCGATTTGAAGCATCTTGACGCAAACTGCCGGTCAGGAATATCACTCCCTCTCCTCTCTGAACCCACCTCAGTCTCATCTCTCACTTAATCACCCAACGCCTCCAATCATCATTTCCGCAGCGGTATGCTTCTCACATACCAGCTCAGCTGTTGGCATGACTGGTTGGTCGCGCAGACAGGAATCTCATGTCTGTTTCAACCCCACCGGCGACTATTCGCCCAACCGGACGCGTCGTTGCGTGTGCAGCTGATCCCGCTGCTCAACGGCAACTCGAACTTGCAATCCGCAGGAACGGGTACGACGCAATTGCGGTTTCCTCCATTGAACAACTCCGCGATTTAGCCCTCGACGAAGAGATCGCCGCCGCAGTCATCGACGAACCACAGTCGATCGAGCAGGTGCAACACCTCGACTCAGAACTTCGTCGGCTTGATCGACCAACGCAGCTCGTTCTGCTGCCATCCATCGGCCAGCGAATGAACTTACCAAAGTCACTCACCTGCGAAGTTGTCGATCCTCCACTCACTCCAGAACGAATCGGTCGCGCATTGTTCGCAGCTGTGGGGCGAGCACAACTCATCATCGAGAACCTGGAACTTCGCCAGAAACTCGAAGGCCGCATGTTTGACGGACTGATCGGTTTCAGCGGTCAAACTCGCGAAATGCGAAACCAGATTCACTTCGCTGCCGAGCACGATCAGCCAGTGCTCGTCGTCGGTGAAGTCGGTTGCGGAAAGAGTGAAGCAGCGCGAGCCATTCACCTGACACGTTCCGGCCCTAGTAAACCTTTGCTGACGATTCGCTGCCAACTGCTGACATCGGCAGCTGTCGAAAAAGAACTCTTCGGCGACGAAGAATGCGAAGGCCGCATCAGTGCTGCTTCCGACGGAACGCTCGTTCTGGAAGACATTGATTCACTCACTCTGCCTGTTCAGGCCAAACTCGCTGCGGCGATTCGTAACAGTGCGTACAAGCGTGGCGAGAACTTTGTTCCTGTCCGTTCACGAATCATCGCGACCTCATCAGCAAACTTGCGAAAGCTTTGTGCCGAGCAGAAGTTTGACCTTCGACTGGCGGAACTTCTGGAACGCAACGTCATCTCCGTCGCTCCACTTCGTGAGCGAATCGAAGATGTCGCGTGCCTCGCAGAACACTTCCTTCAGCAGGCAAGTGTCCGAGAAGGACAGCATCCACGACGCTTGTCGAACGAAGCCTTGAATCGCCTTGAAACTCATCACTGGCCGGGCAATGTTCGGGAACTCGAAAACGTGATGAATCGAATCTGTTCCCTCGCGGGCAGCTCTGACGTCACAGTTGAAGAACTGCTTCCATGGCTGGAACAAACCGAGGAGTCGACTGAAGCTCCCGGCATGACTCTTCGCGAGATGGAACGCAAGTTGATCGAAGCCACCTTCAACCGCTTCGGCGGAAACCGCGAACTGACGGCGAAGGCACTGCAAATCGGAATTCGAACTCTCTCTGGAAAACTCAGAGAATACGGATACCCGCCACGAGGAGGCCCCGGATCAAACCGAAAACAAGACCGGGCTGCTTGATCCTCATCTATCAAGACAGCACAAAGCCGTTCGAGAATCACTCGGACGGCTTTTTTTGTTTGCAAAACTTCGCTTCCGAACGTTTGTCCTGTGTAAAGCGAAAACAGAAGGACGTTCACCCAGCGGGCAAACGTCCTTCTTCAATTGATCTGATTGTCTCAGCAAAGTAATTCGCCATCGAAACTGAATTCACTCAGCAACGACAGGCGAAGACTTAACTGCTATTCGATGTTGAGAGAAAGCCAACCGCTCTCGGCAACAATCGAAGTGATTCGCAGCTTGATGATCTTTCCCTCTTGTTCGAGTTCA
This DNA window, taken from Thalassoglobus sp. JC818, encodes the following:
- a CDS encoding GNAT family N-acetyltransferase, whose translation is MIQFRHFRNSDPPFLFELCRRAELGRGAAQPSSIEAYEIAAYGLPYFDPEGLIIAVEDGKVVGFAHAGFGFSKDLNSLDHSRGVICWIVVSPTHQRRGLGRELLQRAEEYLLQKGAQTIQAGQSRYCDPFYFGLYGGARCSGFLESDAQAAPFMLSAGYEPESRSTVFQRDLRTTRDPMNIKLMGLRRRSELQVMEQPKNPTMWWLTHFGNIESMYFSLVEKRTKERIGSLTVVGLDHFMPRWGERVIGLVDLYVEEKYRSQGFATTLIIETLRRLRSDFITRAEIHVVDSSPGALKAIETASFEPIDAAVVYRKKM
- a CDS encoding aminodeoxychorismate/anthranilate synthase component II, whose translation is MIFVLDNYDSFTYNLVQRLGEIDSSLDIRVYRNDQISCSEIDALNPSRIIISPGPCTPAEAGLSCEVIRHFAPRVPLLGVCLGHQCISEAFGGEVVRADRLMHGKTSAIHHDQQGIFRGIETPAVLTRYHSLIVPETTLPEELIPCAWTRDEDHPAELMAVRHRDYPVHGVQFHPESFLSDCGTDILRNFLKL
- a CDS encoding sigma 54-interacting transcriptional regulator is translated as MSVSTPPATIRPTGRVVACAADPAAQRQLELAIRRNGYDAIAVSSIEQLRDLALDEEIAAAVIDEPQSIEQVQHLDSELRRLDRPTQLVLLPSIGQRMNLPKSLTCEVVDPPLTPERIGRALFAAVGRAQLIIENLELRQKLEGRMFDGLIGFSGQTREMRNQIHFAAEHDQPVLVVGEVGCGKSEAARAIHLTRSGPSKPLLTIRCQLLTSAAVEKELFGDEECEGRISAASDGTLVLEDIDSLTLPVQAKLAAAIRNSAYKRGENFVPVRSRIIATSSANLRKLCAEQKFDLRLAELLERNVISVAPLRERIEDVACLAEHFLQQASVREGQHPRRLSNEALNRLETHHWPGNVRELENVMNRICSLAGSSDVTVEELLPWLEQTEESTEAPGMTLREMERKLIEATFNRFGGNRELTAKALQIGIRTLSGKLREYGYPPRGGPGSNRKQDRAA
- a CDS encoding division/cell wall cluster transcriptional repressor MraZ, coding for MPPDAFITGEYRRSLDDRFRLTLPTEFASAVLGDDGQTILAKERYGCLSLWKAADWRQRMSDGVSLIREKIRTGRMEQRWTDVQRLGRLLSTRSSDVKLANRSRLLIPEGFREFLDVPKGGDVMIVGAVVCVEIWKPEAWLEQLRTDMPGFGDLFKELSS
- a CDS encoding phage portal protein, encoding MFQLLRDKFSTAQLKARYQRLVQERLLQLTESTSTMPVSEDPGDWEMVGGKHQSGQDPHTQAMTREQVRKLIQENPHASNILRTLECYVTGPGLQFKHECVCKSSRMSDADDDLLEAADSLWEAFLQSADGHYSSQEHARRTWRDGECFIRKFGRESWPPSVRFVDPERFAATPQEPDSQGIVTAPHDVETPLAYLYSSRGGRVASAGLRADRIPADEILQTRIGVDSNEKRGRSLFAAILEPLIAYSKWMETELLARKLQSSIVLWRKVQGSSQTADAFAENAGSGTTLNGQRRERFSPGSILTTNHATDIQFLQPNTNFGDAASLGRMLLLSIAAGAGLPEFMLTSDASNGNFASTMVAEGPAVKYFQSQQQFFSKEFSRLWKWIMQDAVELGLLPIDFFERVTIKWTFPGLVNRDRPKERLTDARLVESGILSRAEVARRDGVDPVVMESERERERGLESDS
- a CDS encoding HD domain-containing protein is translated as MRSLEDIPELADLHSGRSLIRVPAEQNVPFTSRVRAIVDTAEFQRLNEISQLGLVSKVYPGARHTRFEHALGVYHNALLYLRQLSKDSRFRERVTAHQAEVLIASSLLHDLGHWPFCHPIEDLGISGLVPHEVRASRYLSENAELSHVLREQWGIDPDEVLEILVPKKSDTGLKLLRSILSGPIDVDKMDYLDRDSLHCGVPYGRNFDRQRLIQSLVLNEEGDGLAITEKGKTAAELMVFARYVMFSEVYWHHAVRSATSMFARAFYSIHENVDLNRLFHSTDAEMIFELRAAAKDTPTEKLIDCLFGPQRILYKRAIELSHDQQSPAYTALAGRPYSEVVVITQRLIKRLNDEGLKLAEMDLVLDTPPPHREVEFSIDIFFPKQSQFRPLQVVSPVVDALATRQFDDWVKRVRVFIHPKHRDAVSGLNWERLLLEAVSSEG